Proteins encoded in a region of the Sphingopyxis sp. OAS728 genome:
- a CDS encoding phytanoyl-CoA dioxygenase family protein, translated as MINPQFPDPAARRNSAGLDLMGRGYTILRGAAPQGVIAAIAADLAPRYAATPFCEGGFYGERTKRFGRLLIRSPKMADLVMNPAVLELAEVALGNWCERIQLNLAQAIELHPGALPQFPHRDQDMWQGALGDVEYLLNVMWPLTPFTEENGATMIWPRSHGIEALVEEPKEAPIVAEAEPGDAIVFLGSTLHGAGANRSDGVRRAVIVSYCLGWLKPYENQWLAYPPEVARDFSPELAALAGYTQHRPNLGNFEGQCPSVLFGGYPAEPLAAVDALRPDQDALLADFVAAQRTGRGESFGR; from the coding sequence ATGATCAATCCGCAGTTCCCCGATCCCGCCGCACGGCGCAATTCCGCCGGGCTCGATCTCATGGGCCGCGGCTACACCATCCTGCGGGGCGCTGCCCCGCAGGGGGTGATCGCGGCCATCGCCGCGGATCTCGCACCGCGGTACGCGGCGACGCCTTTCTGCGAGGGCGGCTTTTACGGCGAGCGCACCAAGCGTTTCGGACGGCTACTGATCCGTTCGCCGAAGATGGCAGATCTCGTGATGAACCCGGCGGTTCTCGAGCTCGCCGAAGTGGCGCTCGGAAACTGGTGCGAGCGTATCCAGCTCAACCTCGCCCAGGCGATCGAGCTTCATCCCGGCGCCTTGCCGCAATTTCCTCACCGGGACCAAGATATGTGGCAAGGAGCGCTCGGCGATGTCGAATATCTCCTCAACGTCATGTGGCCGCTGACGCCCTTTACGGAGGAGAATGGCGCAACGATGATCTGGCCGCGCAGCCATGGCATCGAGGCGCTCGTCGAGGAACCGAAGGAGGCGCCGATCGTCGCCGAGGCCGAGCCCGGCGATGCAATCGTCTTCCTGGGCTCGACACTGCACGGGGCAGGGGCCAATCGGAGCGATGGCGTTCGACGCGCCGTTATCGTGAGCTACTGTCTCGGCTGGCTCAAGCCCTATGAGAACCAGTGGCTGGCCTACCCGCCCGAGGTAGCGCGGGACTTTTCCCCTGAGCTCGCCGCGCTCGCCGGCTATACGCAGCACCGCCCCAACCTCGGCAATTTCGAGGGGCAATGCCCCTCGGTCTTGTTCGGAGGTTACCCTGCGGAACCGCTCGCGGCAGTTGACGCGCTGAGGCCCGACCAGGATGCCCTTCTCGCGGATTTCGTCGCGGCGCAGCGGACCGGCCGTGGTGAGAGTTTCGGGCGATGA
- a CDS encoding GntR family transcriptional regulator gives MSPGATMERVYLDLKARIIAGVFPPGTRLDPTQLAKALDASATPVRDALHRLSGERIVESWHQEGFRQPSLAEADLCDLYGWAGVLLSLALKGRTPHPSAGGLFELAGHVGYAEAAESLFRTIAIGAGNRELRYALIANIERSQIFRAPEARIDRASRELLAAMEEDYRFGRWTALRSKITSFHRRRVGQAGRIVAELKPRTEPLR, from the coding sequence ATGAGCCCCGGTGCGACCATGGAGCGCGTCTATCTCGACCTCAAGGCGCGGATCATCGCGGGCGTCTTCCCGCCGGGCACGCGCCTCGATCCGACGCAGTTGGCGAAGGCACTCGATGCGAGTGCGACCCCGGTACGCGATGCGCTCCACCGCCTGTCGGGCGAGCGCATTGTCGAAAGCTGGCACCAGGAAGGGTTCCGCCAGCCCTCGCTCGCCGAGGCTGATCTTTGCGATCTTTACGGCTGGGCCGGGGTGCTGCTCTCGCTCGCGCTGAAGGGGCGTACCCCGCATCCCTCGGCCGGCGGCCTGTTCGAGCTTGCGGGGCACGTGGGCTACGCCGAGGCCGCCGAGTCGCTCTTTCGCACCATCGCGATCGGCGCCGGAAATCGCGAGCTGCGCTACGCGCTCATCGCCAATATCGAGCGAAGCCAGATTTTCCGTGCCCCCGAGGCGCGTATCGATCGCGCCTCGCGCGAACTGCTCGCAGCGATGGAAGAGGATTATCGCTTCGGTCGCTGGACCGCATTGCGCAGCAAAATCACGAGCTTCCATCGGCGCCGCGTCGGGCAGGCGGGGCGCATCGTCGCCGAACTCAAGCCGCGGACCGAGCCGCTCAGATAA